The proteins below are encoded in one region of Lates calcarifer isolate ASB-BC8 unplaced genomic scaffold, TLL_Latcal_v3 _unitig_5006_quiver_581, whole genome shotgun sequence:
- the gh1 gene encoding somatotropin, producing the protein MDRVVLLLSVLSLGVSSQPITDSQRLFSIAVSRVQHLHLLAQRRFSEFESSLQTEEQRQLNKIFLQDFCNSDYIISPIDKHETQRSSVLKLLSISYRLVESWEFSSRSLSGGSAPRDQISPKLSELKTGILLLIRANQDGAEMFSDSSALQLAPYGNYYQSLGADESLRRTYELLACFKKDMHKVETYLTVAKCRLSPEANCTL; encoded by the exons ATGGACAGAG tggtcCTCCTGCTGTCAGTCCTGTCTCTAGGTGTCtcctctcagccaatcacagacagCCAGCGTCTGTTCTCCATTGCTGTCAGCAGAGTCCAACACCTCCACCTGCTCGCCCAGAGACGCTTCTCAGAGTTT gAGAGCTCTCTTCAGACGGAGGAGCAGCGTCAGCTCAACAAAATCTTCCTGCAGGATTTCTGCAACTCTGATTACATTATCAGCCCCATTGACAAACACGAGACACAGCGCAGCTCT GTGCTGAAGCTGTTATCGATCTCGTATCGATTGGTTGAGTCCTGGGAGTTTTCCAGTCGTTCTCTGTCTGGAGGTTCGGCACCGAGGGACCAGATCTCACCCAAACTGTCTGAACTGAAGACTGGAATCCTGCTGCTGATCAGG GCCAATCAGGACGGAGCAGAGATGTTCTCCGACAGCTCGGCTCTCCAGCTCGCTCCATATGGGAACTACTACCAGAGTCTGGGAGCTGACGAATCTCTGAGACGAACCTACGAGCTGCTGGCCTGCTTCAAGAAGGACATGCACAAG GTGGAGACGTACCTGACGGTGGCTAAATGTCGACTCTCTCCAGAGGCTAACTGCACCCTGTAG